Proteins found in one Synechococcus sp. LA31 genomic segment:
- a CDS encoding mechanosensitive ion channel family protein, giving the protein MRFFFWLRRRRVFVAVVAVVAAVVVALQVFAPLQAAPPVSPTSARSHATTARIPIEQQPFYGELELTAKAWSDVVLDQVVGGSPEATLLNFYAVMAEVGHRSERLGRAGSWRQERLTPAERQEQIDDTELLFRLAVKALDASGFPASVRVDMAEEAAIQLKHVLDYVFTHSAKPIRIPDAAGMKAINDLRTTPTDSWRLPGAAITLTAEEDGDPDNEDYRFSVPTVMAIGEMYREIRDFPVVKQPFATPDFFSDFVYTPGYLVPPDWYLALPKTLRQTFEIPFGDQTLFQIVAVLVSLLVFLVVLVWLVSLLLDTYRENVKKGAGLIDWKRDAIAWRRFLIVLPLVPLTRTVKLFVDDVLNLSGLPFVVSTYFFFIIWYVAAGFFFFYLFEALGRSSAEMVVRLRGGGTTLQLQRITNFVMPLCRAIGTLAAIALGYQLLIELGLPSNTVLAFSAVPGLAIGLGASKLLGNLFAGLSIQTDRPLRVGEFCRVGDNLGYITKIGLRSLELQTLESRVTIPNSVADEATIVNYSRRGMRSDQPPMQVLEMRIQLGEDFSPYQLEEVLYQSRRFLAGVPALNEPLVSIDRRSDDACCALVVVAMVELHGWEAYLRLREQLLVHLEELVERAELSEIALGLAYGTTAQQLKRLPALMQQVVEEDPCLQFQACRLGRIGAFSYDHVLEFRSSHLEHDDFEDSLHELNRRIIKILETHGIEIPFPTQTLMLNPADATHS; this is encoded by the coding sequence ATGCGTTTCTTTTTTTGGCTGCGTCGGCGCCGCGTGTTTGTGGCTGTGGTGGCTGTGGTGGCTGCGGTTGTGGTCGCCCTGCAGGTCTTCGCGCCATTGCAGGCCGCTCCGCCCGTGTCGCCCACATCCGCCCGGTCGCACGCCACAACAGCACGCATTCCGATCGAGCAGCAACCCTTCTATGGGGAGTTGGAGCTCACGGCCAAGGCTTGGTCGGATGTGGTGCTGGATCAGGTGGTGGGCGGTAGCCCCGAAGCCACCCTCCTCAACTTCTACGCCGTGATGGCTGAGGTGGGGCATCGCTCGGAGCGTCTCGGCCGGGCGGGGTCATGGCGACAGGAGCGACTAACTCCCGCTGAGCGCCAGGAGCAGATTGATGACACCGAGTTGTTGTTTCGTTTGGCCGTGAAGGCGCTTGATGCCTCGGGTTTCCCAGCGAGCGTGCGCGTCGACATGGCAGAAGAAGCTGCCATTCAGCTCAAGCATGTGTTGGATTACGTCTTCACCCATAGCGCCAAGCCGATTCGGATTCCCGATGCCGCCGGCATGAAGGCGATCAATGACTTGCGCACCACGCCAACGGATTCCTGGCGTCTTCCGGGTGCGGCCATCACGTTGACAGCTGAGGAAGACGGCGATCCTGATAACGAGGACTATCGCTTCTCCGTGCCAACCGTAATGGCGATCGGGGAGATGTATCGCGAGATCAGGGACTTTCCCGTGGTGAAGCAGCCCTTCGCAACACCAGATTTCTTCAGTGACTTTGTCTATACACCTGGCTATCTCGTTCCTCCTGACTGGTATCTCGCTTTACCAAAGACGCTGCGCCAGACCTTTGAGATTCCATTTGGTGATCAAACCCTCTTTCAAATCGTTGCGGTTCTGGTCAGTCTACTGGTGTTTCTGGTTGTGTTGGTTTGGCTGGTGAGCCTGCTGTTGGACACCTATCGCGAGAATGTGAAGAAGGGTGCCGGTCTCATTGATTGGAAGCGTGATGCGATCGCTTGGCGTCGGTTCTTGATCGTGCTGCCACTGGTTCCGCTCACCCGCACAGTGAAACTCTTTGTTGACGATGTGCTGAATCTCAGCGGTTTACCGTTTGTAGTGTCTACTTATTTCTTTTTTATTATTTGGTACGTCGCGGCTGGCTTTTTCTTCTTCTATTTGTTTGAAGCTTTAGGGCGCAGTAGCGCTGAAATGGTGGTGCGCCTGCGTGGAGGCGGCACAACGCTTCAGCTGCAGCGGATCACGAATTTCGTGATGCCCCTTTGCCGCGCGATCGGGACGTTAGCGGCGATCGCTTTGGGCTATCAGCTCTTGATCGAGCTGGGCCTGCCTTCCAACACGGTGCTGGCTTTCTCGGCCGTGCCCGGCCTAGCGATTGGTCTGGGCGCATCCAAGTTGCTCGGCAACCTCTTTGCAGGCCTCTCCATCCAGACCGATCGACCGCTGCGGGTTGGTGAGTTTTGCCGTGTTGGTGACAACCTCGGCTACATCACCAAAATCGGCCTGCGCTCCCTTGAACTGCAAACCCTGGAAAGCCGCGTCACGATTCCGAATTCTGTTGCCGATGAGGCCACGATTGTGAATTATTCACGTCGGGGCATGCGCAGTGATCAGCCACCCATGCAGGTGCTGGAGATGCGGATCCAGCTGGGCGAAGATTTTTCGCCGTATCAGTTGGAAGAAGTTCTCTATCAAAGCCGGCGTTTTCTTGCCGGCGTGCCGGCGCTGAACGAGCCGCTGGTGTCGATCGATCGTCGCTCCGACGATGCCTGCTGTGCCTTGGTTGTGGTGGCCATGGTGGAGCTGCATGGCTGGGAGGCCTATCTGCGCTTGCGCGAACAATTGCTGGTGCATCTCGAGGAGCTGGTGGAGCGTGCTGAGCTTTCTGAGATCGCTCTAGGTCTTGCCTACGGCACAACGGCTCAGCAGCTCAAGCGCCTACCAGCCTTGATGCAACAGGTGGTGGAGGAAGACCCTTGCTTGCAGTTTCAGGCCTGCAGGCTTGGCCGTATCGGTGCCTTCAGTTATGACCATGTGCTGGAGTTTCGCTCCAGCCACCTCGAGCACGATGACTTCGAGGACAGCCTGCATGAGCTCAACCGGCGGATCATCAAGATCCTTGAGACCCATGGCATAGAAATCCCCTTCCCCACGCAGACCTTGATGCTCAACCCCGCTGATGCAACGCACTCCTGA
- the nrdJ gene encoding ribonucleoside-triphosphate reductase, adenosylcobalamin-dependent, producing MGEALRAPRPDFPATAPAANPVFYRTYSRKTASGRESWQQVAERNLGGLQKLGNLNEDEVNLLRRMQLEQKALPSGRWLWIGGTPWIEQSENFSGSYNCTSTNLVDWEAFGLMMDLAMMGCGTGAIIEPHLINRLPVVRNQLVIKAVTDIGATPADQRQDHTSHRIDGQQVFIKVGDTRRGWVDSYQLLLELCSDESFEAGTPIEISVDLSDVRPVGETLKGFGGMANPVKLKDLYGRVAQILGKAQGRQLTSVECCLLIDEAAVTIVAGNIRRSAGMRQFAADDLAASSAKDNLWQQDSDGNWRIDPERDSLRMANHTRVFHTRPDRATVLEAVTKQFHSGEGAIQFAPEAIARSNADLLSTPQLRAEFIEIYCDQGRDEAGRWLTSHHPEISTAELEHRLGRYGLNPCGEILGADFHCNLAEIHLNRIDPEDHVAQDDAFTAGGLAVACLLNHRFAVERYRQSRAWDPIVGVSFTGLFDFFVHAFGTPWLTWWEAGRPDTEEGRAFKAKEAAYLSRWKEVVNKAVWDYCDRHGLRRPNRCTTVQPAGTKSLLTGASPGWHPPKAQRFIRRITFRKNDPVALACMDYGYTIVPSQSDKDEEGRLLNDPFDPRCTEWLVEIPTEVSWANIPGADAVEINNFSAMAQFDFYMQVQQHYTAHNTSATVEFREDEIEPLTDAIHAAIDNGQGYISAALLARFDANATFPRLPFEPIDHATYEQLQSEVVGRRRTSDFFEALQRYDGGELVEAGPAGCDSDKCLLPLAKPKS from the coding sequence GTGGGTGAGGCCCTCAGAGCCCCCAGGCCTGACTTCCCCGCCACCGCCCCAGCGGCCAATCCGGTCTTCTACCGCACCTATTCCCGCAAGACCGCCAGCGGCCGTGAAAGCTGGCAGCAGGTAGCCGAGCGCAACCTGGGCGGCCTGCAAAAACTGGGCAACCTCAATGAAGACGAGGTCAACCTGCTGCGCCGTATGCAACTGGAGCAGAAAGCCCTGCCCTCCGGCCGGTGGCTCTGGATCGGTGGCACCCCCTGGATCGAGCAGAGCGAAAACTTCTCCGGCTCCTACAACTGCACCTCCACCAACCTGGTGGATTGGGAAGCCTTCGGTCTGATGATGGACCTGGCGATGATGGGCTGCGGCACCGGCGCCATCATCGAGCCGCACCTGATCAACCGCCTACCGGTGGTGCGCAATCAACTGGTGATCAAAGCCGTTACCGACATCGGCGCCACGCCAGCTGATCAGCGCCAAGACCACACCAGCCACCGCATCGATGGCCAGCAGGTGTTCATCAAGGTGGGCGACACCCGTCGCGGCTGGGTGGACAGCTACCAGCTACTGCTCGAGCTGTGCAGTGATGAGAGCTTCGAGGCCGGCACACCGATCGAGATCAGCGTGGATCTCTCCGACGTGCGACCCGTTGGCGAAACCCTCAAGGGCTTCGGCGGCATGGCCAACCCGGTCAAGCTGAAGGATCTCTACGGCCGGGTGGCCCAGATCCTGGGCAAGGCCCAGGGCCGCCAGCTCACCTCGGTGGAGTGCTGCTTGCTGATCGACGAAGCAGCCGTAACGATCGTGGCCGGCAACATCCGCCGCAGCGCCGGCATGCGCCAATTCGCCGCCGATGACCTGGCCGCCTCCAGCGCCAAGGACAACCTTTGGCAGCAGGACAGCGATGGCAATTGGCGCATCGACCCGGAGCGCGATTCCCTGCGCATGGCCAATCACACCCGTGTGTTCCACACCCGCCCCGATCGGGCCACGGTGCTGGAAGCGGTGACCAAGCAGTTCCACTCCGGTGAGGGCGCCATCCAGTTCGCCCCCGAGGCGATCGCCCGCTCCAACGCCGATCTGCTCAGCACACCGCAGCTGCGGGCTGAGTTCATCGAGATCTACTGCGACCAGGGCCGCGACGAAGCCGGCCGCTGGCTCACCAGCCATCACCCCGAGATCAGCACCGCTGAACTGGAGCACCGCCTAGGCCGCTATGGACTCAACCCCTGTGGTGAAATCCTCGGCGCCGATTTCCACTGCAACCTGGCGGAGATCCACCTCAACCGCATTGATCCCGAGGATCATGTGGCGCAAGATGACGCCTTCACCGCTGGCGGCCTCGCTGTGGCCTGCCTGCTCAACCACCGCTTCGCGGTGGAGCGCTACCGCCAGAGCCGCGCCTGGGATCCGATCGTGGGTGTGAGCTTCACCGGCCTGTTCGACTTCTTCGTGCACGCCTTCGGCACCCCCTGGCTCACCTGGTGGGAAGCCGGCCGCCCCGACACAGAAGAAGGTCGCGCCTTCAAGGCCAAAGAAGCGGCATACCTGAGCCGCTGGAAAGAGGTCGTGAATAAGGCGGTGTGGGATTACTGCGATCGCCACGGCCTACGCCGTCCGAACCGTTGCACCACCGTTCAGCCCGCTGGCACCAAGAGCCTGCTCACCGGCGCTTCCCCCGGCTGGCACCCCCCCAAGGCCCAGCGTTTCATCCGCCGCATCACCTTCCGTAAGAACGATCCGGTTGCCCTGGCCTGCATGGATTACGGCTACACGATCGTGCCGTCGCAGTCGGACAAAGATGAGGAAGGCCGCCTACTCAACGACCCCTTCGATCCACGCTGCACCGAGTGGCTGGTGGAAATCCCCACCGAGGTGAGCTGGGCCAACATTCCCGGTGCCGATGCGGTGGAGATCAACAACTTCTCCGCCATGGCCCAGTTCGACTTCTACATGCAGGTGCAGCAGCACTACACAGCCCATAACACCTCCGCCACGGTGGAGTTCAGGGAAGATGAGATCGAACCGCTCACCGATGCGATCCACGCCGCAATCGACAACGGCCAGGGCTACATCTCCGCAGCTCTCTTAGCTCGTTTCGATGCCAATGCCACCTTCCCGCGGCTGCCGTTCGAGCCCATCGATCACGCCACTTACGAGCAGTTACAGAGTGAAGTCGTCGGTCGCCGCCGCACCAGCGACTTCTTCGAAGCCCTGCAGCGCTACGACGGCGGTGAACTGGTGGAAGCCGGCCCCGCTGGCTGCGACTCTGACAAGTGCCTGCTGCCTCTGGCTAAGCCGAAGAGCTGA
- the ppk2 gene encoding polyphosphate kinase 2 has translation MGQRKTNADSVAQTRLDRKLYEQELARLQVELVKMQYWVKATGFRLIVLFEGRDAAGKGGTIKRITEPLNPRGCRVVALGTPSDQQRSQWYFQRYVEHFPSAGEIVLFDRSWYNRAGVERVMGFCSDAELREFEQSCPEFERMLVRSGIVLLKYWFSVSDAEQEARFQARIDDPARRWKLSPMDLQSRERWVEFSRAKDEMFAHTNIPEAPWFTVEADDKRRARLNCIHHLLSKVPYEDMTPPAQKLPPRRKAKGYERPPINEQFFVPNAYP, from the coding sequence ATGGGTCAGCGCAAGACCAACGCCGATTCGGTTGCCCAGACGCGGCTCGATCGCAAGCTGTATGAGCAGGAGCTGGCCCGCCTACAGGTGGAGCTTGTGAAGATGCAGTACTGGGTGAAAGCCACTGGCTTTCGGCTGATCGTGTTGTTTGAGGGGCGCGATGCTGCCGGTAAGGGCGGCACGATCAAACGCATCACCGAGCCTCTCAATCCCCGCGGCTGCCGCGTGGTGGCGCTGGGCACCCCCAGCGATCAACAGCGCAGCCAGTGGTATTTCCAGCGCTACGTGGAGCACTTCCCCTCAGCCGGAGAGATCGTGCTGTTTGATCGCAGCTGGTACAACCGCGCCGGTGTGGAGCGGGTGATGGGATTTTGCAGCGATGCGGAGCTGCGGGAGTTTGAGCAGTCGTGCCCGGAATTTGAGCGGATGTTGGTGCGCTCCGGGATTGTGCTGCTCAAGTATTGGTTCTCGGTGAGCGATGCCGAGCAGGAAGCCCGCTTCCAGGCCCGCATCGATGACCCGGCCCGCCGTTGGAAGCTCAGCCCGATGGACTTGCAGTCGCGGGAGCGCTGGGTGGAGTTCTCACGGGCTAAAGATGAAATGTTTGCCCACACCAACATCCCGGAAGCCCCCTGGTTCACGGTGGAAGCCGACGACAAGCGCCGGGCTCGTCTCAATTGCATTCATCACTTGCTCAGCAAGGTGCCCTACGAAGACATGACACCCCCGGCCCAGAAACTGCCGCCCCGCAGGAAGGCCAAGGGCTACGAGCGCCCACCGATCAACGAGCAGTTTTTCGTGCCGAACGCCTATCCGTGA